Proteins co-encoded in one Candidatus Manganitrophaceae bacterium genomic window:
- a CDS encoding SBBP repeat-containing protein, with protein MPFFSRVVFSICALLVLCSSALAATQAQIDAARNKAIAWLINHQNGDGSWRTNSGLEVATTAETLQALANAGMKGFPYTAGVSWLSNTKVGSTDSLSRKVLALQKAGLNVNSYLDLLVNWKNTQATWGAYDHFDTSFPDTPLALSAIRAAAYTYPGQDTDLSTALSCGILFAQKSDGSWSYINAGASPPSSAVGSGILPTALNVLEINAIKTAKGWTSGYCGSTYYLQTAIDNGITWLLTKRNGADGGFGFNSTSTVLDTAIVYQVLTALRPNDAATGGALDYLITQQNTDGSWQGSAFLTSMVLKTWPSTVLADTDKDGIPDSVEAILGTNPNVPDSRWLARGNGQSVSGVTVSIVTANSIVNQGFNYALPNNGGTGPYVWMILSGSLPQGLSLNSVTGVINGLPTTAGTYDFIYNVTNASSQSSMIPATITVLPIVDQTWARGQSGVWSTLMPDVPKNSKVVTDSSGNIYVTGSGSFYDTGTSSFAQNYLTTKYDLDGNQLWSVQYDHGFQDEPVDIAVDNSGNVHVTGFSSNGTNDDYATVKYDANGNPLWGAAGARYDFLEDLAAGIALDDLGNVYVTGTSSNQTDNYDYATMKYDSNGIPQWAPNQARYNNGGDDKAVAIKTDSAGNIYVTGTSSNGQNDDFATLKYDPTGNALWSQAARYDYGGTDQAVAMAVDSIGNVYVTGVSSNGTKSGYATMKYDTNGVAQWPNNRARYDIGWYNRPVAIVVDTEGNIYVTGSSNIGLSGGIAQTEDYLTVKYDSNGNQLWVLRYDSGYIDIPSAIAIDGAGYIYVTGTTCYGSDSQGCKIQYTTLKYSPTGEQIWAANYVSAVLGGYVSAELGGINISTFDSIPPPGLAVDRNGNVTITLNDGRLAADFTTVRYAVPPAPGGLKVVDHPDDAGGVLDLTWIPYISPKITQQRIYRSTQFGGPYTLIATLTGNSANSYSNTQLVNGTTYYYAVRFFDGKNESANSNISSGVPRSNSALPTPSTLVANAASLTQISLTWTISSPSGVHHYEIERKFNNAQYTTFSTTTTTTYVDNNINGGVTYVYRVRAVDSAGNTSGYSNVDLATTLPFTNDPIVSFSENPSAPTIIKAVHFIELFKAVNAVRKTAGLAPFSWSTTDGQGNPILPPAQGNPIRAQHVIDLRNKLNEGLTALGLTALSYTDPTLTVGSTFVKKAHIQDLRQAVK; from the coding sequence ATGCCTTTCTTTTCTCGGGTTGTTTTTTCTATCTGTGCGCTTTTAGTTCTGTGTTCAAGTGCACTTGCAGCTACCCAAGCACAAATCGATGCGGCCCGGAATAAGGCAATTGCGTGGTTAATTAATCACCAAAATGGAGATGGGAGTTGGAGGACTAATTCGGGTTTGGAGGTTGCCACAACCGCGGAGACTCTGCAGGCGCTGGCGAATGCGGGGATGAAGGGCTTTCCTTATACAGCGGGGGTGTCTTGGTTGAGCAATACCAAAGTCGGCAGCACCGATTCGCTCTCTCGAAAGGTACTGGCCCTTCAGAAGGCTGGGTTAAACGTTAATAGCTATCTTGATCTTCTGGTTAATTGGAAGAATACACAAGCCACATGGGGTGCTTACGATCACTTCGATACCAGTTTCCCAGATACCCCCCTGGCACTGAGCGCCATTCGCGCCGCCGCTTATACCTATCCCGGTCAAGATACGGATTTGAGCACCGCCCTTAGCTGTGGAATTCTTTTCGCGCAGAAATCCGACGGAAGTTGGTCCTACATCAATGCAGGGGCTTCGCCCCCATCCTCTGCGGTCGGAAGTGGAATTCTGCCGACAGCCTTAAATGTCCTTGAAATTAATGCAATTAAGACAGCCAAGGGATGGACCAGCGGGTACTGTGGCTCAACTTATTATCTTCAAACAGCCATTGATAATGGTATCACTTGGCTTTTGACGAAAAGAAATGGTGCCGATGGCGGATTCGGATTCAATAGCACAAGCACTGTGCTCGATACTGCCATCGTCTATCAGGTTTTAACAGCGCTTCGGCCCAACGATGCCGCCACGGGGGGAGCACTCGATTATTTGATTACGCAGCAGAACACGGATGGAAGTTGGCAAGGGAGTGCATTCCTGACATCGATGGTGCTAAAGACCTGGCCAAGCACCGTTCTCGCGGACACCGATAAAGATGGAATTCCCGACAGCGTGGAAGCGATCTTAGGGACCAATCCCAATGTTCCTGACAGCCGCTGGCTTGCCCGTGGCAATGGACAGAGCGTTTCCGGCGTGACCGTGTCGATTGTTACGGCAAATTCTATCGTCAATCAAGGATTCAATTATGCGCTTCCAAACAACGGCGGGACAGGCCCCTATGTTTGGATGATCCTTTCAGGGAGTTTGCCTCAGGGGCTGAGCCTCAATAGCGTAACGGGCGTAATCAACGGATTGCCGACCACGGCAGGAACCTATGATTTTATTTATAACGTTACGAATGCCTCATCCCAATCCTCCATGATTCCAGCGACCATCACCGTTCTTCCCATCGTTGATCAGACATGGGCGCGAGGTCAGTCCGGCGTTTGGAGCACCCTCATGCCCGACGTGCCTAAAAACTCAAAGGTGGTCACCGATTCCTCTGGAAATATCTATGTAACCGGATCTGGAAGTTTCTATGACACTGGCACGAGTAGCTTTGCTCAAAATTATCTGACGACCAAATATGATTTAGATGGCAATCAGCTTTGGAGTGTCCAATACGACCATGGATTTCAAGATGAACCGGTGGATATCGCCGTGGATAATTCGGGAAATGTTCACGTAACAGGTTTTAGCTCTAATGGGACAAATGATGATTATGCAACTGTAAAGTACGATGCAAATGGAAATCCACTATGGGGAGCGGCAGGGGCCCGTTATGATTTTCTGGAGGACTTGGCGGCCGGGATTGCCTTAGATGATCTAGGGAATGTTTATGTGACGGGTACTAGCTCCAATCAAACCGACAATTATGATTACGCAACAATGAAATACGATTCAAATGGAATTCCACAATGGGCCCCCAATCAAGCTCGATATAACAATGGGGGAGACGACAAGGCGGTTGCTATTAAAACTGACAGCGCAGGGAATATTTATGTCACCGGTACGAGTTCAAATGGCCAGAACGATGACTTTGCAACGCTCAAGTATGACCCAACCGGAAATGCACTCTGGTCCCAGGCGGCCCGATATGATTACGGAGGAACCGACCAAGCGGTTGCCATGGCGGTGGATAGCATCGGGAACGTTTATGTCACTGGGGTCAGTTCGAACGGAACGAAAAGTGGCTATGCAACCATGAAATATGACACGAACGGAGTTGCACAATGGCCCAATAACCGGGCTCGGTATGACATTGGATGGTATAATCGACCCGTTGCAATCGTAGTAGACACCGAGGGAAATATTTATGTAACCGGTTCAAGTAACATCGGACTCTCGGGTGGGATCGCACAAACAGAGGATTACCTGACTGTTAAGTATGATTCGAATGGAAATCAGCTTTGGGTGCTCCGATATGATAGCGGTTATATCGATATTCCCTCTGCCATTGCAATTGACGGGGCAGGATATATCTATGTCACAGGGACGACTTGTTATGGAAGTGACAGCCAGGGATGTAAGATCCAATATACGACATTGAAGTATAGTCCTACTGGAGAACAGATCTGGGCTGCGAATTACGTCAGTGCAGTGCTGGGCGGTTACGTCAGTGCAGAGCTGGGCGGTATTAATATTTCAACGTTTGACTCAATCCCTCCTCCCGGTTTGGCAGTGGATCGCAATGGAAATGTCACCATTACTCTGAATGATGGAAGATTGGCCGCCGACTTTACCACGGTTCGGTATGCGGTTCCCCCAGCTCCCGGAGGGCTTAAAGTCGTTGACCATCCTGACGACGCGGGAGGGGTGCTGGATTTGACATGGATTCCCTATATCAGCCCAAAAATAACCCAACAGAGGATCTATCGAAGCACTCAGTTCGGCGGACCTTATACTCTGATTGCGACCCTAACCGGTAATTCTGCAAATAGCTATTCGAATACTCAATTGGTAAACGGAACAACTTACTATTATGCAGTACGCTTTTTTGACGGAAAGAACGAAAGTGCAAATAGCAATATTTCATCGGGCGTTCCTCGTTCAAATAGTGCTCTCCCCACACCGTCTACCCTGGTGGCGAATGCCGCAAGCTTAACCCAAATCAGTCTTACCTGGACAATTTCGAGTCCGAGTGGTGTACACCATTATGAGATAGAGCGGAAGTTCAATAATGCTCAATATACGACCTTTTCAACGACAACCACGACGACCTACGTAGATAATAATATCAATGGAGGTGTGACATACGTCTATCGGGTTCGCGCGGTCGATTCGGCGGGGAATACTTCCGGATACAGTAATGTCGATTTAGCGACGACCCTCCCTTTTACAAACGATCCGATCGTAAGCTTCTCTGAAAACCCATCTGCGCCAACAATAATTAAAGCGGTGCACTTTATTGAACTATTCAAGGCTGTGAATGCCGTTCGTAAAACCGCAGGGCTCGCACCATTTAGTTGGTCAACAACGGACGGCCAAGGGAACCCAATCTTACCGCCCGCGCAAGGGAACCCTATCCGGGCCCAGCATGTCATTGATCTGAGAAATAAGCTTAACGAGGGTTTGACCGCACTGGGGCTCACAGCTCTGAGCTACACCGATCCTACGTTAACCGTTGGCTCTACTTTTGTGAAGAAGGCCCATATCCAAGACCTTCGCCAAGCGGTGAAGTAG
- a CDS encoding DUF4265 domain-containing protein — protein MTILHSHDLSGNDKQKLIKIWFALEKGVEKSPATETMWAKEVSKGQYCILNSPFYVYGVSKDDVVFGEYVGDIISFSGVAARGGHSTYRIFLAGNLNKSKFNEYWEPIEGLGCTYEGATSRLLAIDVPPAADVYKVYNLLEKGQADGIWNFEEGFCGHPLSK, from the coding sequence ATGACAATACTTCATAGCCATGATCTTTCCGGAAACGATAAACAGAAACTCATTAAGATTTGGTTTGCATTAGAAAAGGGTGTCGAAAAAAGCCCCGCAACAGAAACAATGTGGGCTAAAGAGGTTTCGAAGGGCCAGTATTGCATACTAAATAGCCCATTTTATGTTTATGGTGTGAGCAAGGATGATGTGGTTTTCGGAGAGTATGTTGGAGACATAATAAGTTTTTCTGGAGTTGCTGCAAGGGGAGGGCATTCAACTTATCGGATCTTCCTTGCAGGTAATCTGAATAAGTCCAAATTTAATGAGTATTGGGAGCCTATAGAAGGATTAGGATGTACGTATGAAGGTGCAACAAGCCGATTATTGGCTATTGATGTGCCTCCTGCGGCAGATGTATATAAGGTTTACAACCTTTTGGAAAAAGGACAGGCGGATGGAATATGGAATTTTGAAGAAGGTTTTTGCGGCCATCCTCTTTCTAAATGA